The following proteins come from a genomic window of Lycium ferocissimum isolate CSIRO_LF1 chromosome 4, AGI_CSIRO_Lferr_CH_V1, whole genome shotgun sequence:
- the LOC132052362 gene encoding transcription factor TCP5-like — protein sequence MNSRKKESCGDDTNNSKIFSRTTPSSSSRQSWAGSFKNPRIVRVSRSFAGKDRHSKVCTVKGLRDRRIRLSVPTAIQLYDLQDRLGLSQPSKVVDWLIDATKLDIDKLPPLQMPHPSLSHVFNMKDQGTNHQDFDATLRETGFGKDKWIATNEQENATNIGCVPLLSSQSSNFFQLGNHQSSNLPAGILNSNFPLNNTYWEPNSNLSLGPFANYHSFSASQTDHHQECQQNMSFPPGSQLYFCPTAPTMSSNMSFPPQLNPQLNHFHFINSSSQHVHPNSIMPTLQLISSQVKSSFSLNKGLKSQESDDHDNHKEGSDP from the coding sequence atgaattcaagaaagaaagaatctTGTGGTGATGACACCAACAATAGTAAAATATTCTCAAGGACTACTCCATCAAGTTCTTCAAGGCAGTCATGGGCAGGCAGCTTTAAAAATCCAAGAATTGTACGCGTATCGCGTTCCTTTGCCGGGAAAGATAGGCACAGTAAGGTATGCACTGTAAAGGGACTAAGAGACAGGAGAATTAGACTTTCAGTGCCAACTGCAATTCAATTGTATGATCTTCAAGATAGGCTTGGGCTGAGCCAACCTAGCAAAGTTGTAGACTGGTTGATAGATGCCACTAAACTTGATATTGATAAGCTTCCACCTTTGCAAATGCCACATCCATCTCTTTCTCACGTGTTCAATATGAAAGATCAGGGAACAAATCATCAAGATTTTGATGCTACTTTGAGAGAAACAGGATTTGGAAAAGACAAGTGGATTGCCACAAATGAGCAAGAAAATGCTACTAATATTGGTTGTGTTCCACTACTTTCATCACAAAGTAGCAATTTCTTTCAATTAGGAAATCATCAATCTTCTAATTTACCTGCAGGCATATTAAACAGCAATTTTCCCCTCAATAATACCTATTGGGAACCTAATTCAAACTTGTCTTTAGGTCCATTTGCAAATTACCACTCCTTTTCAGCATCACAAACTGATCATCATCAAGAGTGCCAACAAAATATGTCTTTTCCTCCAGGCTCTCAACTATATTTCTGTCCAACTGCTCCAACAATGTCATCCAATATGTCTTTTCCTCCACAACTTAATCCCCAGCTCAACCACTTCCATTTCATAAACTCAAGTTCACAACATGTCCATCCGAATTCGATCATGCCAACTCTTCAGTTAATCAGTTCCCAAGTGAAATCCTCCTTCAGTCTGAATAAGGGGCTTAAGTCACAAGAAAGTGATGATCATGACAACCATAAAGAAGGCAGTGATCCTTAA